The following coding sequences lie in one Halogeometricum rufum genomic window:
- a CDS encoding DUF5781 family protein, whose translation MDLRVLGSAPTDPFLSAADLFETEYDLDRPVHVSVRDDPDERTWAAHYDDRHELNISRQAATSAMGRELVLHELSHMVRNEERHASHVQSTEEALYLALSGRSVERRKLAHCYQIANHMKDIYADDITLSLGPTEKLVHFLESELARAVAANPGPSPWPDSRLVTANADPEITAVNAAFALALVERHDLVDPDHRIYDLAHAAADDAPSVELPAFKERFRSLAADPTESDYRKALVDVTRAYAVETTERGGPAAAD comes from the coding sequence ATGGATCTCCGAGTGCTCGGGTCCGCGCCGACGGACCCGTTTCTCAGCGCCGCCGACCTGTTCGAGACGGAGTACGACCTCGACCGACCCGTCCACGTCAGCGTGCGCGACGACCCCGACGAACGGACCTGGGCCGCACACTACGACGACAGACACGAACTGAACATCTCCCGACAGGCCGCCACGAGCGCGATGGGTCGCGAACTCGTCCTGCACGAACTCTCGCACATGGTCCGCAACGAGGAGCGCCACGCCTCGCACGTGCAGTCGACGGAGGAAGCGCTCTACCTCGCGCTCTCGGGGCGGTCGGTCGAACGGCGGAAGCTGGCGCACTGCTACCAGATAGCGAACCACATGAAGGACATCTACGCCGACGACATCACCCTCTCGCTGGGGCCGACGGAGAAACTCGTCCACTTCCTCGAATCGGAGTTGGCGCGGGCCGTCGCCGCCAACCCGGGGCCCTCGCCGTGGCCGGACTCCCGCCTCGTCACCGCGAACGCCGACCCGGAGATAACCGCCGTGAACGCCGCGTTCGCCCTCGCACTCGTCGAACGGCACGACCTGGTCGACCCGGACCACCGCATCTACGACCTGGCCCACGCCGCCGCCGACGACGCGCCGAGCGTCGAACTCCCCGCGTTCAAAGAGCGCTTCCGGTCGCTGGCGGCGGACCCCACCGAGAGCGACTACCGGAAGGCGCTCGTCGACGTGACCCGGGCGTACGCCGTCGAGACGACCGAACGCGGCGGGCCGGCGGCGGCCGACTGA